From a region of the Mercurialis annua linkage group LG1-X, ddMerAnnu1.2, whole genome shotgun sequence genome:
- the LOC126685365 gene encoding uncharacterized protein LOC126685365 isoform X1 has protein sequence MADPAAHDYFRPGPVQGVLLQSQSDHRSQTVWEHPGTSALGSRSAGSFPPLQKLHARIREGVIRTGLSYLSEMRQYQVDMTLVTALVERWRPETHTFMFPEGECTITLQDVAILTGLPIDGAPITGPTVSDWNSITIPLLGRRYKPSRTDNAGQVKVSWLKTEFLNFENVLAPGGQEQVDWAVRAYLLIVIWSLCFPDLSSGKIGLRILPLLEDLTRVRTYSWGSATLAHLYHEMCLSTLISERRKNIGGAIWLLQLWAFERLRPLRPRLRGGLIQQHLPLGDRWAGHLNFQDVPRQNLAAMRLALDEMRYSDIDWQPYSDLIISQLPSYCFEGSHFWRARVPLIYFHIIEWHQPDRVLQQFGLVQPIPEAPLQQPIMHGVQYRGSSDFQALFSEYIDIWDSRERYVVHGRVLEHPPHFHSEYMDWYRLVSRRWITHRGAELGSHRDTMERIRLQSEADSTVRTYARTSQLATREDRRNVSGPPPDPAVPPDAIPEIDPPTVDVQRIRGRRRGRPRQPEPTREIPTDPFPPPVVFHGDTEDFIRRYYGSAREYGSTSSQPQGPRASSFLVPPVSMPYVDPSFGQTAGTTPLATQQDPLDTRVDYQGNTEEFIRRYTGYTQHHGSTSSQPQRPPSSSFSLPPSSVPYVDPWFGETAYITPLATPDPLATPVDYQGNTEDFIRRYTGYTQHYGSTSSQPEAPPSSSYSVPQDFSTYRGSAFTPFQQPPPTQTPPAQQYGGLFEENLSYPQTPAVGGFSQLLQGYIPQPPSSSPRPTQSPSQMHFSLTDEWVSNLQAPTPPLGDVANMTPPSFSLGLGNPSSQAPDDEDDDVVSPSGSDDNSSGPDLRPYRPLTHTQMSRRQNRGRNLRTLLRTPDRTNM, from the exons ATGGCTGACCCTGCCGCGCACGACTACTTCCGTCCTGGACCAGTTCAGGGGGTCCTACTACAGAGCCAGTCTGATCACAGGTCTCAGACTGTTTGGGAGCATCCG GGCACTTCTGCGTTAGGCTCTCGTTCTGCGGGGTCGTTTCCCCCGCTACAGAAGCTTCATGCCCGCATTAGAGAGGGAGTCATCCGGACAGGGCTTTCGTACCTCAGCGAGATGAGGCAGTACCAGGTGGACATGACGCTGGTCACTGCCCTAGTCGAGCGTTGGAGACCGGAGACACATACGTTTATGTTTCCGGAGGGGGAGTGCACCATCACGCTTCAGGACGTAGCAATCCTTACTGGACTCCCCATAGATGGGGCTCCTATCACCGGTCCTACAGTGTCTGACTGGAACAGTATCACCATCCCCCTTCTTGGGAGACGGTACAAGCCTAGCCGTACGGATAATGCCGGACAGGTGAAAGTGTCCTGGTTAAAAACGGAATttctaaattttgaaaatgtgCTCGCACCAGGTGGACAGGAGCAGGTCGACTGGGCCGTTAGAGCCTATCTTTTGATTGTCATATGGTCCTTGTGTTTCCCGGATTTGAGCAGCGGTAAGATTGGACTGAGGATCCTCCCGTTACTGGAAGACTTGACTAGAGTGCGGACCTACAGCTGGGGATCGGCGACTCTCGCACATCTATATCACGAGATGTGCTTGTCCACTTTGATTTCAGAGCGAAGAAAGAACATTGGGGGGGCCATTTGGCTACTGCAGCTGTGGGCATTCGAGCGACTCAGGCCGTTGAGGCCGAGGTTGAGAGGCGGTCTCATCCAGCAGCACTTACCGTTGGGGGACAg ATGGGCAGGTCACCTCAATTTTCAGGACGTTCCTAGACAAAACTTGGCGGCCATGAGATTAGCACTTGATGAGATGCGCTATTCAGAT ATCGATTGGCAGCCATACTCCGATCTGATTATCAGTCAGCTACCGTCATATTGTTTCGAGGGGTCCCATTTCTGGCGTGCACGCGTCCCACTGATCTACTTCCACATTATCGAGTGGCACCAGCCAGACAGGGTGCTTCAGCAGTTCGGACTGGTTCAGCCTATTCCGGAGGCCCCCTTACAGCAACCCATCATGCATGGCGTCCAATACCGTGGGAGCTCAGACTTCCAGGCGCTTTTCAGTGAGTATATCGACATCTGGGACTCTAGAGAGAGATATGTGGTACATGGGCGTGTACTCGAGCATCCGCCGCACTTTCATTCAGAGTACATGGACTGGTACAGGCTAGTGAGCAGGAGATGGATTACCCATCGCGGGGCTGAGCTCGGTTCTCAT CGCGATACCATGGAGAGGATCCGCTTGCAGTCTGAGGCGGATTCCACTGTTCGGACTTACGCTCGCACTTCTCAGCTAGCCACTAGGGAAGACCGGCGGAACGTCAGCGGGCCACCGCCAGACCCTGCTGTTCCGCCAGACGCTATTCCAGAGATAGATCCGCCGACCGTGGATGTACAGCGCATACGAGGACGTCGTAGAGGCAGACCCAGACAGCCAGAGCCGACCCGTGAGATCCCGACAGACCCTTTTCCCCCACCG GTCGTCTTTCACGGGGACACAGAGGACTTTATCCGGCGTTATTACGGGTCTGCGCGTGAGTACGGGAGCACCTCGTCGCAGCCCCAGGGGCCACGGGCTTCCTCTTTTTTAGTACCACCTGTTTCTATGCCTTATGTCGACCCATCGTTTGGGCAGACCGCTGGCACGACTCCGCTAGCCACGCAACAGGACCCTCTAGACACACGG gTCGATTATCAGGGGAATACCGAGGAGTTCATTCGGCGGTATACCGGGTATACGCAGCACCACGGTAGCACATCTTCGCAGCCCCAGCGCCCACCGTCTTCCTCTTTTTCATTGCCGCCTTCTTCTGTGCCTTATGTTGACCCATGGTTTGGGGAGACCGCTTACATTACTCCGCTGGCCACGCCGGACCCTCTGGCCACACCG gtCGATTATCAGGGGAATACCGAGGACTTCATTCGGCGGTATACTGGGTATACACAGCACTATGGAAGCACCTCTTCACAGCCCGAGGCGCCACCATCTTCGTCTTATTCAGTACCGCAGGACTTCTCCACTTACCGTGGTTCCGCTTTTACCCCCTTTCAGCAACCACCCCCGACACAGACACCTCCAGCCCAGCAGTACGGAGGACTATTTGAAGAGAACTTGTCCTATCCTCAAACGCCTGCAGTAGGTGGTTTTAGCCAGCTTCTTCAGGGGTACATTCCACAGCCGCCTTCCTCCTCTCCCCGCCCAACTCAGAGCCCATCGCAGATGCATTTTTCTCTAACTGATGAGTGGGTGAGCAATTTGCAGGCTCCCACACCTCCACTTGGTGATGTTGCTAACATGACGCCTCCTTCATTTTCCCTGGGGTTAGGGAACCCCTCCTCACAGGCTCCTGACGACGAGGATGACGATGTGGTCAGTCCAAGTGGTAGCGACGACAACAGCTCCGGCCCAGATCTCAGACCTTATCGGCCATTGACTCATACCCAGATGAGTCGGCGTCAGAACAGGGGTCGAAACTTGAGGACACTCTTACGGACCCCAGATAGAACAAACATGTAG
- the LOC126673399 gene encoding uncharacterized protein LOC126673399 — protein sequence MFALLYLLLATSNAWAEHEPPPESTTILFTSLGSRSVYAFDIFTLPLPIADDDTPNSSEELQITDGSSINFNGHFPSPSSSVSLLSLLPNQTFIRFPEEHNSATITVVYATEREGSSNIYFDIVDYGSSRSTTSGSEIEVAPRVQVPLLKGNNIGVSFKDKPSVTGDCLVYVSTHEDPGKARASWAAVYSTQLITGLTRRLTPYGIADFSPAVSPSGIYTAVASYGERGWNGEVGVLSTDIYIFLTCDGTRRVKIVENGGWPSWVDDSTLYFHRRNQEDGWISIYRAILHSHNPFKTNSVVIERVTPTGLHAFTPATSPGNYKFIAVATGRPNTEYRHIELYDLVNNRFIELTRLISPQTHHFNPFISPDSARVGYHRCRGASTNKKSSTKFMLENLKSPVPYISLFRFDGSFPSWSPEGDRIAFIESSGVHVANMDGSNWRQVYPGYAFPTIWDPVRPGVVYTSTGPPFASETSQVDIISINVDQVGSFRKLTIDGKNGFLTL from the coding sequence atgtttgCTCTTCTCTATTTGTTGCTAGCTACATCAAACGCTTGGGCAGAGCATGAACCACCACCGGAAAGCACCACCATACTCTTCACTTCACTCGGCAGCCGATCAGTTTACGCTTTTGATATCTTTACTCTCCCTCTCCCTATAGCTGATGACGACACACCAAATTCCTCAGAAGAACTTCAGATTACCGACGGCAGTTCAATCAATTTCAATGGCCATTTCCCTTCTCCGTCATCCTCTGTCTCGCTTCTCTCTCTTTTACCCAATCAAACCTTCATTCGCTTCCCGGAGGAACACAATTCTGCTACTATCACCGTCGTTTACGCCACTGAACGCGAAGGGTCATCCAACATCTACTTTGATATCGTCGATTATGGTTCATCGCGAAGCACCACATCAGGGTCAGAAATTGAAGTAGCTCCACGTGTCCAAGTGCCATTGTTGAAAGGCAATAACATTGGAGTTTCGTTTAAGGATAAGCCAAGTGTGACCGGAGATTGTTTGGTTTACGTTTCCACTCATGAAGACCCTGGAAAAGCTAGAGCCAGTTGGGCTGCTGTCTACTCTACGCAGCTGATAACCGGGTTAACTCGCCGTCTAACTCCATATGGAATTGCTGATTTTAGTCCTGCAGTATCCCCGTCGGGGATTTATACAGCTGTAGCATCTTACGGAGAGAGGGGATGGAATGGTGAAGTTGGTGTATTGAGTACTGATATTTATATCTTCTTGACTTGTGATGGCACTCGTCGAGTTAAAATTGTCGAAAACGGCGGTTGGCCGAGTTGGGTGGATGATTCGACACTCTATTTCCATAGAAGGAATCAAGAAGACGGTTGGATAAGTATTTACAGAGCCATATTACACAGTCATAATCCGTTTAAAACTAACTCAGTGGTTATCGAACGAGTCACCCCGACGGGTCTTCATGCATTTACTCCAGCTACTTCTCCAGGTAATTACAAATTCATAGCAGTAGCTACAGGGAGACCCAATACAGAGTATAGACACATAGAGCTATATGACCTTGTTAACAACCGATTTATTGAGTTAACTCGGTTAATATCCCCACAAACTCATCATTTTAACCCTTTTATCTCGCCCGACTCAGCCCGAGTTGGGTATCATAGATGCAGAGGTGCTTCTACAAACAAAAAGAGCAGCACCAAATTCATGTTAGAGAATTTAAAAAGCCCGGTACCTTATATATCGCTCTTTAGATTCGACGGTTCGTTTCCTTCTTGGTCTCCGGAGGGTGATCGAATCGCTTTTATAGAATCCTCTGGCGTACATGTAGCGAACATGGATGGTTCCAACTGGCGTCAAGTTTATCCTGGTTATGCATTTCCAACAATTTGGGACCCGGTTCGACCGGGGGTTGTTTACACCAGTACCGGTCCTCCGTTTGCGAGCGAGACTAGCCAGGTTGATATAATCTCAATCAACGTGGATCAAGTAGGCAGTTTTAGAAAATTGACAATTGACGGTAAAAATGGGTTTTTGACACTTTAG
- the LOC126685381 gene encoding uncharacterized protein LOC126685381 → MKARTSFLFRFIFLLSIILPSSSEGHVSSSSGRSSIVFATLGSRSLNAFDIFTLPTNTNYPPNELQITDGKSINFNGYYPSSSSSATLLSLIPNQTLIQYSSSPQNSDSIGLVYVTERGGSTNIYFDLLYSDTPGSTRSRSALEIIPRLQVPLLKDNNVGVSFKDKPTVTGDYLVYVSTHEDPGKPRASWAAVYSTHLKTGLTRRLTPRGLADFSPAVSPSGIYTAVASYGENGWNGEVEELSTDIYVFLTRDGSRRVKIVQHGGWPSWVDDSTFYFHRRSQNDGWISVYRAILPSHGPISIDSVIVQRVTPPGVHAFTPAASPGNNKFIAVATRRPNSDYRHIELFDIVKKEFTELTRLVMPNAHHFNPFISPDSARVGYHRCRGASNDKKSSTQFMLENLKSPVPEISLFRIDGSFPSWSPGGDRIAFVQFPGVYVVNRDGSNRRQVYPSNAFGTIWDPVRPGIVYTSGGPHFASESTEVDIISIDVDQVGSFRKLTSDGKNNAFPAISPDGKWILFRSGRTGYKNLYIMDAVKGENGGLYRLTEGPWSDTMGSWSPDGEWIAFASDREAPGSGSFELFLIRPNGTGLKKLIESGSGGRTNHPYFSPDGKSIVFTTDYGGISAEPISNPHQFQPYGEIYTVKLDGSDLKRLTQNSFEDGTPAWGPIYIEPKDMEWAGYGPQCSFDDCHWLSEMPSRRFGFEMLQSKASMQCIA, encoded by the coding sequence ATGAAAGCTCGAACCAGTTTCCTTTttcgtttcatatttttactatCTATTATACTACCCAGTTCATCGGAAGGCCACGTGTCATCATCATCAGGTCGCAGCAGCATCGTCTTTGCCACGCTAGGGAGCAGATCGCTTAACGCTTTTGATATCTTCACTCTCCCTACTAATACTAATTACCCACCGAACGAATTACAAATCACCGACggtaaatcaataaatttcaaCGGTTATTatccttcttcttcatcatctgCCACTCTGCTCTCTCTCATACCCAATCAAACCCTTATTCAGTACTCCTCATCTCCACAAAACTCAGACTCTATCGGCCTTGTTTATGTCACCGAGCGCGGCGGATCAACTAATATTTACTTCGATTTACTCTATTCTGATACACCGGGAAGCACCAGATCGAGGTCTGCTCTTGAGATTATTCCACGTCTGCAAGTTCCATTGCTGAAGGACAATAACGTTGGAGTTTCATTCAAGGATAAGCCCACTGTAACTGGAGACTATCTAGTCTACGTGTCAACTCATGAAGACCCTGGCAAGCCGAGAGCAAGCTGGGCTGCTGTTTACTCCACCCATTTGAAAACCGGGTTGACCCGGAGACTTACTCCTAGAGGACTCGCTGATTTTAGCCCTGCGGTGTCTCCCTCAGGTATTTATACTGCCGTTGCTTCTTATGGCGAGAATGGTTGGAATGGTGAAGTTGAAGAACTCAGTACTGATATCTATGTATTCCTGACTCGTGATGGGTCTCGCCGAGTTAAAATTGTTCAACACGGTGGCTGGCCAAGTTGGGTTGATGATTCAACGTTTTACTTCCACAGGAGAAGCCAAAACGATGGTTGGATAAGTGTTTACAGAGCGATTCTACCGAGTCATGGTCCGATATCGATAGACTCAGTCATTGTCCAACGTGTTACCCCACCGGGTGTTCACGCCTTCACTCCAGCTGCTTCTCCAGGTAATAACAAATTTATTGCAGTAGCCACGAGAAGACCCAATTCCGATTATCGTCACATAGAGCTGTTCGACATTGTTAAGAAAGAGTTTACTGAGTTAACTCGGTTGGTCATGCCCAATGCTCATCACTTTAATCCATTTATCTCACCCGACTCAGCTAGGGTCGGTTATCACAGATGTAGAGGTGCTTCTAATGATAAAAAGAGTAGCACCCAATTCATGTTGGAGAATTTAAAAAGCCCAGTACCTGAGATTTCACTTTTTAGAATTGATGGGTCGTTTCCTTCTTGGTCACCTGGTGGTGACAGAATCGCTTTCGTTCAATTTCCGGGCGTTTATGTTGTGAACCGGGACGGTTCGAATCGGCGTCAGGTTTATCCCAGTAATGCATTTGGTACTATTTGGGATCCGGTTCGTCCTGGGATTGTGTACACTAGTGGCGGTCCTCATTTTGCTAGCGAGAGTACTGAGGTTGATATAATATCCATTGATGTTGATCAAGTGGGTAGTTTTAGAAAATTAACTTCTGATGGTAAAAACAATGCATTTCCTGCTATTTCACCTGATGGGAAATGGATTCTTTTTAGGTCGGGTCGAACCGGTTACAAGAACTTGTATATTATGGATGCTGTTAAAGGCGAGAATGGCGGACTCTATAGGTTGACAGAGGGTCCGTGGAGTGACACGATGGGTAGTTGGTCGCCGGATGGTGAATGGATTGCTTTTGCTTCAGACCGTGAAGCTCCAGGTTCGGGAAGCTTTGAGTTGTTTCTGATCCGCCCGAATGGGACAGGATTGAAGAAGTTGATTGAAAGTGGATCGGGTGGGAGAACTAACCATCCTTATTTTAGCCCTGATGGAAAGAGCATTGTGTTTACTACAGATTATGGCGGAATATCTGCAGAACCAATCTCAAATCCGCATCAATTTCAACCTTACGGAGAGATTTACACAGTTAAATTGGATGGCTCCGATTTGAAAAGGCTGACTCAGAATTCGTTTGAGGATGGAACCCCTGCATGGGGTCCGATATACATTGAGCCAAAAGATATGGAATGGGCAGGATATGGACCACAGTGTTCGTTTGACGATTGTCATTGGCTCAGTGAGATGCCTAGCCGTAGATTTGGATTTGAAATGTTGCAGTCGAAAGCATCGATGCAGTGCATAGCTTAG
- the LOC126677534 gene encoding chloroplast processing peptidase-like has protein sequence MSFLKPSALYHFLLTLVSLRWMPCQSLGFLKWPGLDGFFRLFILFLLWSMCSEIRFIPSSSMYPTLRVGDRVIIEKASYYIRAPAINDIVIFRAPKQPGIREGDVFIKRIVAKAGDSVQVHHGSLYVNGIAQNEDFIAEKPTYTSELNHVPRGHVYVLGDNRNNSYDSHVWGTLPTKSIIGKFVMCCHRPSNR, from the exons ATGAGTTTCTTGAAACCATCAGCATTGTATCACTTTCTTTTAACTCTGGTTTCTTTAAGATGGATGCCGTGTCAGAGCTTGGGGTTTCTCAAATGGCCTGGTCTTGATGGCTTCTTCAggctttttattttgtttcttttatggTCTATGTGTTCTGAGATTCGTTTCATTCCTTCTTCTTCCATGTACCCTACTCTTCGCGTCGGTGATCGTGTCATTATTGAAAAG GCCTCGTACTATATCAGAGCTCCTGCAATCAATGATATTGTCATATTCCGAGCTCCCAAACAG CCTGGAATCCGAGAGGGAGATGTTTTCATCAAGAGAATTGTAGCAAAAGCTGGAGATTCGGTTCAG GTTCATCATGGATCGCTCTATGTCAATGGAATAGCTCAGAATGAAGATTTCATTGCAGAGAAACCAACATACACATCAGAGTTAAAT CATGTGCCTAGAGGTCATGTTTATGTATTGGGTGACAACCGCAACAACAGCTACGACTCCCATGTCTG GGGAACCCTTCCGACCAAGAGTATCATCGGAAAATTTGTCATGTGCTGTCACAGGCCTTCAAACAGATGA
- the LOC126673407 gene encoding protein MAINTENANCE OF MERISTEMS-like: protein MGKTFLAPELGGSGARHVTTRKVSASARRKKQAHTSPDEVRISVEDLRESDDFVSSEDEPEDEPEDEPSEKIYISKRKKGAGGRFVGDSSSGSNRRPEEVDVWTVTGPVPGGPEDDTVIPSFLGHVASRLWDGADRGVLKCQTRHGALKKLRQWYETASEEVKVLIDGTEISHLPFIMFDHLDIPLLSAFVERWQSDTNSFHMPFGEMTITLHDVWHILRIPVAGAMVSGQPNKAQLMAYCVQILGISPEDLVSKTSKHFAQGGVLIESIISLCRRDRTAEVEAIAWIWLTLGCTLFTDKSGHRIRPATIWEVREGVTDTSTVSWGSATLAYLYRQLGISSRGDCSGLTGCLTLLQTWIYEYFPCFRPQRERLLIESHLPRCSSWSAIASDCSATRLRSLRARLDTLTAEEITWLPFGGEPAATIERTAYYGWIAYRDIVEPYMPSRVLRQLGYVQTVPVPICRPIGAVRSWKSIKYSVDMSVTIAVDMWNAFPVMYKLPLMGFEEAHVIAGGFHPAYLDWFERHSHPRVLPGRDVPRRHPPRSNNDYWMTLVTTRYENFIQKVSTITGQHRQHCDFDGIPELETESEEASTDLERIMAAWRIAD from the exons ATGGGGAAGACGTTTTTGGCCCCAGAATTAGGGGGATCGGGAGCCCGTCACGTTACGACGCGTAAAGTTTCTGCCTCGGCTCGACGGAAGAAACAAGCGCATACTTCTCCCGATGAGGTCCGCATTTCTGTTGAGGATCTTAGAGAGTCTGATGATTTTGTGAGCTCAGAGGACGAGCCAGAGGACGAGCCAGAGGACGAGCCAagtgaaaaaatttacatttctaaACGGAAAAAGGGTGCAGGTGGTCGGTTCGTTGGCGACTCGTCATcag GGTCGAACAGACGACCTGAAGAGGTTGACGTGTGGACCGTTACTGGTCCAGTACCTGGTGGACCCGAGGATGACACTGTTATTCCTAGTTTTCTCGGGCATGTCGCTTCTCGGCTATGGGATGGGGCGGACAGAGGCGTGCTGAAGTGTCAGACTAGACATGGAGCTCTGAAGAAGCTGAGGCAGTGGTATGAGACGGCCTCAGAGGAGGTTAAGGTGCTGATAGACGGGACTGAGATATCACATCTCCCGTTTATCATGTTTGATCATCTGGATATCCCGCTCCTTTCTGCATTTGTGGAGCGATGGCAGTCAGATACAAACTCTTTTCACATGCCATTCGGGGAGATGACCATCACATTACATGACGTGTGGCATATTCTTCGGATTCCAGTTGCTGGGGCTATGGTTTCAG GTCAGCCGAACAAGGCTCAGCTGATGGCTTACTGCGTACAGATTTTAGGTATTTCACCAGAGGATCTTGTGAGTAAGACGAGCAAGCATTTTGCCCAGGGAGGTGTGCTGATTGAGTCGATCATCAGCTTATGTAGGCGTGACCGTACTGCAGAGGTGGAGGCAATAGCCTGGATCTGGTTGACGTTAGGTTGCACTCTATTCACTGACAAGAGTGGCCATCGGATTAGACCTGCAACCATATGGGAGGTGCGGGAAGGAGTCACAGATACGAGTACAGTTTCCTGGGGATCAGCTACACTAGCTTATCTCTATCGGCAGCTTGGAATCTCATCGAGAGGAGACTGCTCCGGTTTGACTGGCTGTCTGACACTGCTGCAGACATGGATTTATGAGTACTTTCCATGCTTTCGGCCCCAGCGAGAGCGGTTGTTGATCGAGTCTCATCTTCCTCGATGTTCTAGCTGGAGTGCTATTGCGTCTGATTGCTCAGCCACCCGACTTCGGTCCTTGCGAGCTCGTTTGGACACGCTGACTGCTGAGGAG ATCACATGGCTCCCTTTTGGCGGCGAGCCTGCTGCCACCATAGAGCGCACTGCATATTATGGCTGGATAGCGTACCGGGACATTGTCGAGCCGTACATGCCGTCTAGGGTGCTGCGACAGCTGGGTTATGTGCAGACTGTACCTGTGCCAATTTGTCGGCCAATAGGGGCTGTTAGGTCATGGAAGTCAATCAAGTACTCTGTGGACATGAGTGTGACGATTGCGGTTGACATGTGGAACGCTTTTCCGGTCATGTACAAGCTGCCGTTAATGGGATTTGAGGAAGCCCACGTTATTGCTGGAGGATTCCATCCAGCTTACCTGGACTGGTTCGAGCGCCATTCGCACCCCCGTGTCCTTCCTGGCAGAGATGTTCCACGACGACATCCTCCCCGCAGCAACAACGATTAT TGGATGACACTGGTGACCACGAGGTACGAGAATTTCATCCAAAAAGTCAGCACGATTACCGGCCAACATAGACAGCACTGCGACTTTGACGGCATTCCGGAGTTGGAGACTGAGTCGGAGGAGGCCAGCACGGATTTGGAGAGAATCATGGCCGCTTGGCGCATTGCTGACTGA